The following is a genomic window from Thermodesulfobacteriota bacterium.
CGCGGTTCGCGGAGGGAAACGAGGTCACGACCACGGCACGCAGGCGGGCCCACAGGCGGATGAGCTCTTCGCGCCCGGCCAGCGCCGTAAGGTTCGAGCGCACCAACAGTCGGGGCGCGAGCGGCGACAGCCGCTCCAGGAACCTCTCCAGCCCCGGCACCAGCTCGGGGGCCCCGCCGGTCACGTCGATGACGGCGAACCGGCAGCGCTGGGCGTACGCCACCACAGCGTCCATGGTCTGGGCCGACATCACCTCGGCGCGCTCGGGCCCGGCGGCGAGGTGGCAGTGCCGGCAGCGCTGGTTGCACAGGAGCCCCAGGTTCACCTGGAGGGTGGCGGTCTGGGCCCGCACCAGCTCGAGCCCGTGGGCGGCCAGGTTCTCGGAGAAGGAATCGGGGCACGCCGGCGAAAGGCCGTCCGCCGGTGCTCGCTGCAAACTCAGGGCTTCCACGTCCACCTCACAGGGAGAGCTTCTTGGCGACCTTTCGCATCTGGAGGCCGTGCACCAGGGAGGCGCCCCCGCGAATGGCATTGGCCACGTGCACGGCCTCGGTCATCTCACCCAGGTTCGAGCCCTTCTCCAGGCACGCCTGGGTGTAGGCGTCGATGCAGTAGGGGCACTGCACCGCGTGGGCCACCCCCAGGGCGATCAGCGCCTTTTCGCGCTCGGTCAGCTCCCCTTCCGCGAAGACCGCGCCGTAGTAGTCGAAGAACTTTTTCGCGAGCTCCGGGGCTTCTTCGCCGATCTCGGGGAACCTGGCCAGGTCCTCGGGGTCGTAGTAGGTATTCACGGTGTCACCTCGTGCAGTGGTGGGAGCTTCCTCGGGGATCGAAGAACCGGTTCGGCCGCTGCCGCCTACGCCATGTTGGCCGGCGGGCCGCCTTCGGTCGGGGTGCAGGCCCGGCCCTTGAGGTGGAAGAGGAACTTCAGCACCCCCTTGGCGCGGTCGCTGAAGAGCTTTTCCGAGAAGTAGCTGCCGGCGGCGCGCTTGGAGATCTCCGAAAGCGTAGGGTACACGTGGATCGCCCCCGCCAGGGCCGAGAGCTTCACACCCCCGGCCACCGCGGCGATCCATTCGTGGATGAGCTCGCCCGCGTGGGCGCCGATGATCTGGCACCCCAGGACCGCGCCCTTCGGGCTGATGAGCACCTTGATCTTGCCCAGGGGCTCGCCCTCGGCCAGGGCCCGGTCGTTGCCGGCGAACTCCTCGGTGAGCACCCGGTAGGCCACGCCTTCCTTCTGCGCCCGCTTCTCGTTCAGGCCCACGCTGGCGACCTCGGGTTCGGTGTAGGTGCACCAGGGGACCTTGGCGTAGTCGGCTTTCCGGGGCAGGCGCAGAACGGCGTTGGTGAGGGCGATGCCGCCCTCGTACCCGGCCACGTGGGTGAAGGGGAGCTGGCCGTTGACGTCCCCGCAGGCGTAGATGTGCTGGACGTTGGTGCGCAGCCGCGCATCGGTGGGGATGCCCCGGGGGGTGAACTCCACCCCTGCCGCCTCCAGCCCCAGGTCCTCCACGTTGGGCCGGCGCCCGGTGGCCACCAGCAGCGCCTCGGCGTCGAGCACCCGGAGCTCGCCGCCGCCCTGGGCCGGTGCCACGGTGAGGCGCACCCCGTCGCCGTGGCGCTCGGCCTTCACCGCCTTGGTCCCGGTGAGGATCTCCATCCCCTCGGCCTCGAGGCGCTGCCGCAGGACCGCGGCGACATCGGCGTCCTCGGGACCCAGGATCTGATCCAGGAACTCGACCACGGCGACCCGGGAGCCGAGGCGCTGGAAGGCCTGGGCCAGCTCCAGCCCGATGGGGCCGCCCCCGAGGACGAGCAGCCGGTCGGGGAGCCGGGTCTGGGAAAAGACCGTCTCGTTGGTCCAGTGGGGCGTCTCGGCCAGCCCCTCCATCGGAGGCAGGGCCGGACGCGAGCCCGTGGCCACCACCCAACTGCGGGCCGTCACCTTCTGCCCGTCCACCTCCACCGTGTGGCCGTCCACGAACCGGGGCGTCCCGAAGCGCACCTCGGCCCCCAGGCGGCAGAACCGCTCCGGGGAGTCGTGCTCCTGGATCGTCTCGATGACCGAGCGCACCCGCGCCATCACCGCCCCCAGGTCCACGGGGGGGAGTGCGAGGCTCGGCAGCCCGAACTCGGCGGCCCGCCGGGCCTGGGCCCACACCCCGGCGGTGCGGATCAGGGTCTTGGAGGGCACGCACCCATAATGCAGGCAGTCGCCCCCGAGCTTCGGCGCCTTCTCGATCAGGAGCGCCTTGGCCCCGAACCGGGCGGCGCCCGCCGCCACCGTGAGGCCGGCGGCGCCGCCCCCGAGGATTCCCACGTCGTAGTCGTAATCGGCCATGGCTTCTCCT
Proteins encoded in this region:
- a CDS encoding arsenosugar biosynthesis-associated peroxidase-like protein yields the protein MNTYYDPEDLARFPEIGEEAPELAKKFFDYYGAVFAEGELTEREKALIALGVAHAVQCPYCIDAYTQACLEKGSNLGEMTEAVHVANAIRGGASLVHGLQMRKVAKKLSL
- a CDS encoding FAD-dependent oxidoreductase, whose product is MADYDYDVGILGGGAAGLTVAAGAARFGAKALLIEKAPKLGGDCLHYGCVPSKTLIRTAGVWAQARRAAEFGLPSLALPPVDLGAVMARVRSVIETIQEHDSPERFCRLGAEVRFGTPRFVDGHTVEVDGQKVTARSWVVATGSRPALPPMEGLAETPHWTNETVFSQTRLPDRLLVLGGGPIGLELAQAFQRLGSRVAVVEFLDQILGPEDADVAAVLRQRLEAEGMEILTGTKAVKAERHGDGVRLTVAPAQGGGELRVLDAEALLVATGRRPNVEDLGLEAAGVEFTPRGIPTDARLRTNVQHIYACGDVNGQLPFTHVAGYEGGIALTNAVLRLPRKADYAKVPWCTYTEPEVASVGLNEKRAQKEGVAYRVLTEEFAGNDRALAEGEPLGKIKVLISPKGAVLGCQIIGAHAGELIHEWIAAVAGGVKLSALAGAIHVYPTLSEISKRAAGSYFSEKLFSDRAKGVLKFLFHLKGRACTPTEGGPPANMA